A single genomic interval of Granulicella tundricola MP5ACTX9 harbors:
- a CDS encoding glycosyltransferase family 39 protein, with protein sequence MKLPIIKNFHLGRAQQLAALLLLIFLGECLYVVAHQHPTSDDYRYARCGREMWERPSPLAGYFTTCGNLNGDGTFAYRVASFPLTAQRLFLLATDKLRKPADRLYAGGTLNGSTWEARHQITSTKWLMHLPFCLFAMWLGGGLWWVSRRLFGNEGGFLALALYCFCPAVIRYAVTPNNEILAMWGLYGTIYTAMGVAHAMQGPRSKWRPRILLLALAMGLTAAAHLTAAMFGFLAALILMFYLAERRRSAVLPILTWSAIGTLAILFAAFSFRPAPFSYVFTGGGGRFWFSLDGLHTMLADPGNWPILLGAAIALVLYAVIPRSRYFGNTAPLLMFLAILPLMTTQVFSAPWLWALPFLLTFLGGVFADVLESKHRKLFLATTAMLLLTQAAICLKLLPTLPRT encoded by the coding sequence ATGAAACTCCCCATCATCAAAAACTTTCATCTCGGCAGAGCCCAGCAACTAGCCGCCCTCCTCCTCCTCATCTTCCTCGGCGAGTGCCTCTACGTCGTCGCCCACCAGCACCCCACCTCGGACGACTACCGCTACGCCCGCTGCGGCCGAGAGATGTGGGAGCGCCCATCCCCCCTCGCCGGCTACTTCACCACCTGCGGCAACCTCAACGGCGACGGCACCTTCGCCTACCGCGTCGCATCCTTCCCCCTCACCGCCCAGCGCCTCTTCCTCCTCGCCACGGACAAACTCCGCAAGCCCGCCGACCGTCTCTACGCCGGCGGCACCCTCAACGGCTCCACCTGGGAGGCACGCCACCAGATCACCAGCACCAAGTGGCTCATGCACCTCCCGTTCTGCCTCTTCGCCATGTGGCTGGGAGGAGGCCTCTGGTGGGTCTCCCGCCGCCTCTTCGGCAACGAAGGCGGCTTCCTCGCCCTCGCCCTCTACTGCTTCTGCCCCGCCGTCATCCGCTACGCCGTCACCCCCAACAACGAGATCCTCGCCATGTGGGGCCTCTACGGCACCATCTACACGGCCATGGGCGTCGCGCACGCCATGCAGGGCCCCCGCAGTAAGTGGCGACCCCGCATCCTCCTCCTAGCCCTCGCCATGGGCCTCACCGCCGCCGCCCACCTCACCGCCGCTATGTTCGGCTTCCTCGCCGCGCTCATCCTCATGTTCTACCTCGCAGAGCGCCGCCGCAGCGCCGTCCTCCCCATCCTCACCTGGTCCGCCATCGGCACCCTTGCGATCCTCTTCGCCGCCTTCAGCTTCCGCCCCGCGCCCTTCAGCTACGTCTTCACCGGCGGCGGCGGCCGTTTCTGGTTCTCGCTGGACGGTCTCCACACCATGCTCGCCGACCCCGGCAACTGGCCCATCCTCCTCGGCGCAGCTATCGCCCTCGTCCTCTACGCCGTCATCCCCCGCAGCCGATACTTCGGCAACACCGCACCGCTTCTGATGTTCCTCGCCATCCTCCCCCTCATGACGACGCAGGTCTTCTCAGCCCCCTGGCTCTGGGCCCTGCCGTTCTTACTCACCTTCCTGGGCGGAGTCTTCGCAGACGTCCTCGAATCCAAACACCGCAAGCTCTTCCTGGCCACCACCGCCATGCTCCTCCTCACCCAGGCCGCCATCTGCCTCAAGCTCCTCCCCACCCTGCCCCGTACCTGA
- a CDS encoding DUF2251 domain-containing protein, with translation MESLSFRPGRAFLSSNSPAVPWTVVFEDEGIAGYFYACDRSQTTQENSIMDAMLIYNVGVMQNPETERIASVAWSRNGMQAALYLDGTAQALFDFDAHVGYCRLNFPNFLGEQGDTWQKDTHAWSDAALAKFEAGLYA, from the coding sequence ATGGAGTCGCTTTCGTTTCGCCCTGGCCGTGCTTTTTTGTCGTCGAACTCACCCGCTGTTCCGTGGACCGTTGTGTTCGAGGATGAGGGGATCGCGGGATACTTTTATGCGTGCGACCGCTCGCAGACTACGCAGGAAAACAGCATCATGGACGCGATGCTGATCTATAACGTGGGCGTGATGCAGAATCCAGAGACGGAACGGATCGCTTCGGTGGCCTGGTCACGGAATGGGATGCAGGCGGCGCTGTATCTCGATGGGACGGCGCAGGCGCTGTTCGATTTTGACGCGCATGTGGGGTACTGCCGGCTGAACTTCCCGAACTTCCTGGGCGAGCAGGGGGATACCTGGCAGAAAGATACGCATGCCTGGAGTGATGCGGCGCTGGCGAAGTTTGAGGCTGGGTTGTACGCGTGA
- a CDS encoding PIN domain-containing protein, translating into MTAEEAFLGKARGSKILLDTNLLLLLLIGSFDRSLITRFKRTSQFTPSDFDALVELLSASRQLVTTPHLLTEVSSLANALPSYLKLEWHQHLAEQTSRFFEVFIASETLMKQPAFLALGLADSAVFAAAAESLVLTEDYRLAGSLRASGMTAMSFSDLRAFVENA; encoded by the coding sequence ATGACTGCCGAAGAAGCGTTCCTGGGCAAGGCTCGTGGAAGCAAGATTCTGCTCGACACCAATCTTCTGCTTCTCTTGCTGATCGGCAGTTTTGATCGCAGCCTCATCACCCGATTCAAGCGAACCTCGCAGTTCACTCCATCCGACTTTGATGCTTTAGTCGAACTCCTCAGCGCATCCCGCCAACTCGTCACCACACCCCATCTGCTCACAGAAGTAAGCAGCCTCGCCAACGCTCTGCCTTCCTATCTAAAGTTGGAATGGCATCAGCATCTGGCTGAACAGACTTCCCGTTTCTTTGAAGTTTTTATTGCTAGCGAAACTCTAATGAAGCAACCCGCCTTTTTAGCACTTGGCTTGGCTGATTCAGCAGTCTTCGCTGCCGCAGCAGAGTCCCTTGTACTCACTGAGGACTACAGGTTGGCAGGCTCCCTAAGAGCAAGCGGAATGACCGCGATGAGCTTTAGCGACCTTCGCGCATTCGTTGAGAACGCCTGA
- a CDS encoding L,D-transpeptidase family protein, which yields MMNPKFRKALTLSALSLVLLSGGCKRFRKTRSKPKSDAFADQLKPIVASKTIKVMHWPNYADYQPLVQTFYDDRNYEVAWVDNGQPTAQAAAFIQAFQSAAAKGLNAEDYDASLWTDRTRKLAAKDDNDTATFDAAMTVSVMRYISDLRIGRVNPTHFNFDIDVQQKKYDLPEFVSDNAVDADDVPKLIASVEPDSDQYRETEKALAHYNDLAKQQGTPEPLPAVDKPITSGGHYPAAEALAARLQLEGDLAGEPTAPEAPAPAPAPEAPKPTRTAAARASIGKAFARARGKSQAAPAATEAAAPPAHVPSTVYTADLADAVKHYQSRHSLTANGQLTAATVTSLNVPLTARSQQLADSLERLRWLPDPYLHAPLQVNLPEFVLRGFGEDHQQQFKMNVVVGQVVGEHQTPVFTHMMKYVIFRPFWNVPVSIIKKELAGHIAKSGVGYLEAHNFETVDAKGAHVNASAESIERGGVVVREKPGPKNSLGLIKFMFPNEYDIYLHSTPAQQLFARSRRDFSHGCVRVEHPDQLAVWVLQNTPRNWDLQKVTDAMQNGADNHQVNLTKQIPIVIFYATARVDENGQVDFFDDIYHYDKQLEDVLAKGMPYPSQQQHVDPKTKFGDTT from the coding sequence ATGATGAACCCAAAGTTTCGTAAAGCCCTTACTCTCTCTGCGCTCTCGCTGGTCCTGCTTTCAGGCGGCTGCAAGCGCTTCCGCAAGACCCGTTCCAAGCCCAAATCAGACGCCTTCGCCGACCAGCTCAAGCCCATCGTCGCGTCCAAGACCATCAAGGTCATGCACTGGCCCAACTACGCCGACTACCAGCCTCTCGTCCAGACCTTCTACGACGATCGCAACTATGAGGTCGCATGGGTCGATAACGGCCAGCCAACCGCGCAAGCCGCAGCCTTCATCCAGGCCTTCCAGTCCGCCGCCGCCAAGGGCCTCAACGCGGAGGACTACGACGCCTCTCTCTGGACTGATCGCACCAGGAAACTGGCCGCGAAAGACGATAACGACACCGCCACCTTCGACGCCGCCATGACCGTCTCCGTCATGCGTTATATCTCCGATCTTCGCATCGGCCGAGTCAATCCCACGCACTTCAACTTCGACATCGACGTCCAGCAGAAGAAGTACGACCTGCCCGAGTTCGTCTCCGACAACGCCGTCGACGCCGACGACGTCCCCAAGCTCATCGCCTCTGTCGAGCCCGACTCCGATCAGTATCGCGAGACCGAAAAGGCCCTCGCCCATTACAACGATCTCGCCAAGCAACAAGGCACCCCGGAGCCTCTGCCGGCAGTCGACAAGCCAATCACCTCCGGCGGCCACTACCCCGCAGCCGAAGCCCTGGCCGCCCGCCTTCAGCTTGAGGGCGATCTCGCCGGCGAGCCAACCGCACCGGAAGCACCCGCGCCGGCACCCGCTCCTGAAGCGCCGAAGCCGACCCGCACAGCCGCCGCCAGGGCCTCCATCGGCAAGGCCTTCGCGCGAGCCCGCGGCAAGTCCCAGGCCGCACCCGCAGCCACTGAAGCCGCTGCACCCCCGGCCCACGTCCCCAGCACCGTCTACACGGCAGACCTCGCAGACGCGGTCAAACACTACCAGTCCCGCCATAGCCTTACTGCCAACGGCCAGCTCACCGCTGCCACCGTCACCTCGCTCAACGTCCCCCTCACGGCCCGCTCCCAGCAGCTCGCAGACTCGCTCGAGCGCCTCCGCTGGCTGCCCGACCCTTACCTCCACGCACCGCTCCAGGTCAATCTACCCGAGTTCGTCCTGCGCGGCTTCGGCGAAGATCACCAGCAGCAGTTCAAGATGAACGTCGTCGTCGGGCAGGTCGTCGGCGAGCACCAGACGCCCGTCTTCACCCACATGATGAAATACGTCATCTTCCGCCCCTTCTGGAACGTGCCCGTCTCCATCATCAAGAAGGAGCTGGCCGGCCACATCGCCAAGTCCGGCGTAGGCTACCTCGAAGCCCACAACTTCGAGACCGTGGACGCCAAAGGCGCGCACGTCAACGCCTCAGCCGAATCCATAGAACGTGGCGGCGTAGTCGTGCGCGAGAAGCCCGGCCCCAAGAACTCGTTAGGCCTCATCAAGTTCATGTTCCCCAACGAGTACGACATCTACCTCCACTCCACCCCGGCCCAGCAGCTCTTCGCCCGCTCCCGCCGAGACTTCTCCCACGGCTGCGTGCGCGTCGAGCACCCCGACCAGCTCGCCGTCTGGGTCCTGCAAAACACACCCCGCAACTGGGACCTCCAGAAGGTCACCGACGCCATGCAGAACGGCGCCGACAACCACCAGGTCAACCTCACCAAGCAGATCCCCATCGTCATCTTTTACGCCACCGCCCGCGTCGATGAGAACGGCCAGGTGGACTTCTTCGACGACATCTACCACTACGACAAACAACTGGAAGACGTCCTCGCCAAGGGCATGCCTTACCCCTCCCAGCAACAGCACGTAGACCCCAAGACCAAGTTCGGCGACACCACCTAA
- a CDS encoding IS110 family RNA-guided transposase, producing MQIQSVGIDLGKTTFHLVALGAAGKLLVKKKFSKKQLLAYTANLQSSLIGLEACSGAHFLGRALRSQGHDVRLIAAQFVKPFVKSNKNDFVDAEAIAEAVDRKNMRFVPIKTDDQLDLQAIHRVRDRLISRRTAVINQLRAFLLERGLVFAKTPAKLKAAMADILENAEAGLTPLMRNLINTLWDEWKTVERQVEELNDELERISAADAGCTRIRQIPGIGPVVATAIVAAIGNGAAFRKGREFAAWLGVVPRQYSTGGKAKLLGISKRGNVYLRKILIHGARAAVLRIRRDRAPIGAWLDKLDARAHKNVVVVAMANKLARVAWAVLSSGNEYRSTTVPA from the coding sequence ATGCAGATACAGTCCGTTGGCATCGACCTGGGGAAGACGACCTTTCATCTTGTGGCATTGGGAGCGGCTGGCAAGCTGCTGGTGAAAAAAAAGTTTTCGAAGAAGCAGCTGTTGGCCTATACGGCCAACTTGCAGTCTTCCCTGATCGGTTTGGAAGCCTGCTCGGGAGCTCATTTCCTCGGCCGTGCCTTGCGGAGTCAGGGCCATGATGTTCGTCTGATCGCGGCGCAGTTTGTGAAGCCTTTCGTGAAGTCGAACAAGAACGACTTCGTTGATGCGGAAGCGATCGCTGAGGCGGTGGATCGCAAGAACATGCGCTTCGTCCCGATCAAGACAGATGACCAGCTGGATCTGCAGGCGATCCACCGTGTTCGTGACCGGCTGATCTCTCGACGGACGGCCGTGATCAACCAACTGCGCGCGTTCCTGCTTGAAAGAGGTCTGGTGTTTGCAAAGACGCCGGCGAAGCTCAAGGCTGCCATGGCCGACATCCTCGAGAACGCGGAAGCCGGCCTGACGCCATTGATGCGTAACCTGATCAACACGCTGTGGGATGAGTGGAAGACCGTCGAGCGGCAGGTCGAAGAACTCAATGACGAACTGGAGCGGATCTCCGCGGCAGATGCTGGCTGCACGCGCATCCGGCAGATCCCAGGCATCGGGCCGGTGGTTGCGACAGCCATCGTTGCTGCAATCGGCAACGGCGCTGCTTTCCGCAAGGGCCGCGAGTTCGCTGCGTGGCTGGGCGTTGTGCCGCGACAGTATTCGACTGGAGGCAAGGCGAAGCTGCTCGGCATCAGCAAGCGAGGCAACGTCTACCTGCGCAAGATCCTGATCCACGGCGCCCGAGCTGCCGTGCTGCGCATCCGGCGAGACCGTGCGCCCATCGGGGCCTGGCTAGACAAGCTGGACGCCAGGGCTCATAAGAACGTCGTCGTAGTCGCCATGGCCAACAAGCTCGCCCGTGTCGCCTGGGCGGTACTGTCGAGCGGCAACGAGTACAGGTCAACAACCGTGCCAGCCTGA